Part of the Caulifigura coniformis genome, ATCCGGCAGCGTGGCGATCAGCTCCACGAAGATCAGTTGCCCGGTCTTGGGATCGAACCGGTAGTGGGAAACACTCCCCCCCTGCTCGTTGCTCACGTAACAGCGTTCCATAAACGTGTGGAACACCAGGTGACGCGGCCCGGTTTGATCCGGGGTCAGGAAGTAGGGGGGCGTGTTCGGCGTCAGGACCCCGGTTCCGGCATTGAATCGGAACTGATAGATCCGGTTCGACGACGTATGCGGCACGAAGACGAACGCGTTCGCCCTGTGGGGAACGACCGCATGCGCGTTTGACGCCGTCGCATACCATGTCCCCAGAATCGGCAGCCGGCGGTCTCGATCGAGCTTGTGGACCGAAACCTCTCCGCTCGGGTAGTAGGCCGCCATCAACCACTGCCCGCTCACGTCGAGCGACAGGTGCGCCGGATCGATCTTGGCTGCAGTCCGCGAAACCTCCGTCAGTTTTCCGGATTTCGGATCGATCTCGAAGTTGAGCAGTCGCCCCTCCAGTCGGTACGCGACGAAGAGCTGCTTCCGGGCCGGGTCGTTGGTCAGCGCCCCCGGCGTTCCGTCGAGTGACGTCTGGGCCGTTCTCGTCAGGGCGCCGGTCGTCGCGTCGATCGCATAAGAGTCGATGCGATTCTCGCCGCTGACGGAGACGAACAGCATCGGCGCCGCGTGGGATCCGCCGCACAGAAGCAGAAGAAACAGAACGGTGACGCCGCCGATCCTCATGGTTCTGCTCCCGGGGCGCCCTCGCCCTCCCGATAACCGCGCGACGGGCCTTACAGGAACGCCGTCTGGTCGCGATCCGGACCGACCGACACGATCTCCACGCGGCGGCCCACCAGTTCGGCGATCGTGTCGATGTAGCTGCGCGCTTCTTTCGGCAGGTCAGTGATCTTCTTCACACCGGTGATATCGGTCTTCCAGCCTTTCAGCGTCCGGTAGACCGGCTTGGCCTTGGCCAGGTTGACGAGCTGTCCCGGGAAATCGGTCGTGCGTTCGCCATCAATCTCGTACGCCTCGCAGATCTTCAGTTCGTCGAGCTTGCTCAAGACGTCCAGCAGCATCACGGCAATGCAGTCGACGCCGCTGATCCGGGCACCGTAGGAAGTCGCGACCGCGTCGAACCAGCCGCAGCGCCGTGGCCGGCCCGTCACGGTCCCGTACTCACGGCCTTCTTCCCGGATGTGGTTGCCCGTTTCGTCGAGCAGTTCCGTGGGGCACGGCCCGCCGCCGACGCGCGTGGTATAGGCTTTCACCACGCCGATCATGCGCTGGATCGCCCGTTCCGGCACGCCGCTTCCGGGGTGGATTCCGCACCCCGAGCTGTTGGACGACGTCACGAACGGGAACGTTCCGTGGTCGATGTCGAGCAGGCTTCCCTGGGCTGCTTCGAACAGCATCGACTTACCGCCCGCGAGGGCCTTGTGCAGGAAGGCTGTCGTGTCCGTCACGCGCGCCCGCAACTTGTCGGCATAGACGGAGTACTCGTCGAAGAGCGCCTTCGCCTCGAAATTGCAGTTGGTCGATCCGAGGGCCTTCAGGATCGTGTTCTTGTACGGCACGATTTCTTCGAGCCGCTTCTTCAGGATCTCGGGGGTCACGAAGTCCCCGACCCGGATCGCATGCGTCCGCCCCGCCTTGTCGCGGTAGCACGTTCCGATGCCGCGACCCGTCGTGCCGATCGCATCCGTTCCGCGGCCGCTCTCAAAGCATGCCTCTTCCGCGATGTGGTAGGGGAAAATGACGTGTGCCCGGTCGCTGATCAGCAGTTGATCGATCGCGACGCCCTTGGCTTCGACGGAGGCCATCTCCTCGAGCAGCGCTTTCGGATTCATCACCACGCCGTTGGCGATGACTGACGTGACGCCCGGGCGCAGCACGCCCGCCGGCAGCAGCGACAGCTTGTACGTCTGTCCCTTGAACATGACGGTGTGGCCAGCGTTATTGCCGCCCAGGTAGCGCACGACGATCTCGTGCTGATCCGTCAGCAGGTCGACGATCTTTCCCTTGGCTTCGTCGCCCCACTGGAGCCCGACCACCGCTGTCACCGCCATCCGCGCACCTTCAAACCGCATTGTCACTGGAACCAGCAGGACCGCCGCGCGGCGGTCCACCGACAACCCGTCATTTCGACGGGAAATTCATTTCGTCGAGCAAAGCCAGGCCAGAGGGACGTCAGATCCGCGCCAGCGGAGTCGTCGGGCCGGAGGCTTTGCCATCCGATTGTGCAGAAGGCGTCCCCGGACTGCAACCAGCAGAGCCAGCACTTCCCCCCGCGCATCCATCTCCCCGCAACAGCGTCGCCTGCTCTCGACAACCTGCCAGCGGGGAGAAGGTGGCCGACAGGCCGAATGGGGGCCAGCAGGCGCCTCCCCTGCGTCACATCAGCACAACCACCCCGCCCCGTCTGTTTCGTTTTCTCCCGGCCGCCGATCTCTTTACGATGACGTTTTCGTGTTTTCGCCTCGCATACGATCGGGTTCCACTTATGGCCCTGCGCGGTCTCTCGCTCGCCCTTGCTGCGGTCCTCTGCTCGTCGACCGTCCTCGATGCCCAGGTCCTCGTGGTCCCCCGACGGCACGATCGGCCGCCCGGACCGCCGCTCTCCCCCCGGGAAGCTGTCGCGAAGATGACCGTCCCCGACGGATTCACCGTCGACATCGTCGCCGCCGAGCCCGACCTCGTGAACCCCGTCGCGATGGCCATCGACGAGAAGGGCCGCTTCTGGGTCACCGAAAGCTTTGAATACCCCCGCCGCGAACCGGGTCCAGGACGCGATCGCATCAAGGTTCTCGAAGACACCGACGGCGACGGCAAGGTCGATAAGGTCACCATCTTCGCCGAGGGGCTCAACATCCCCTCCGGCATCGCCGTCGGCCATGGCGGCGTCTGGGTCGCCAATGCGCCCGACCTCCTGTTTCTCCAAGACACCGACGGCGACCTCAAAGCCGACAAAACTGAAGTCCTCATGACCGGCTTCGGCCGGACCGATACCCACGAACTCCCGAACTCGTTTACCTGGGGACCGGACGGCTGGCTGTACGGACTCAACGGCGTCTTCAACTACTGCGACGTCACCTACGGCAAGGACAACCCCAACGCCAGGCCCGATCATCCCGGCTGGAAGTTCACCTGTGCCCTCTTCCGCATCCATCCGCGGACCCGCGAGTTCCAGATCTTCTGCGAAGGGACCAGCAATCCCTGGGGGCTCGCCATCAATGACAAGGGGGACTTCTTCGTCTCTGCCTGCGTGATCGACCACCTGTGGCACCTCACCGAACGCGGCTATTACATCCGTCAGGGAGGCCCCTACCCGGCCCATACCTGGCCGATCCGGTCCATCGTCGACTTCACGCATCAGAAAGCCGCCTACTGCGGCATCACCTGGTTCGACAGCGACGCCTATCCAGCCGAGTACCGCAACACGCTCTACATGGGCAACATCCACGGCAACTGCATCAACGCCGATGTCGTTGAGCCGAAGGGGGCGACCTACGTCGGCAAGCCGCATCCAGGTTTCACTGCCAAGGCCGATGCGTGGAAGAACGACCAGTACGGCGTCATCCGCAAGACGGGGGACGAGAAGGACCCGAAGCTGGCGGACCTGCTCCAGGCCAACGACCAGTGGTTCATGCCGGTCGTCCAGAAGACTGGCCCCGACGGCTGCCTGTACATCCTCGACTGGTACGACCAGTACCACTGCTACCAGGACGCCAACGCCGACCCGGAGGGGATCGACCGCGGGAAGGGCCGGCTCTACCGGCTGCGGTACAAGGACAACCCCTACACGAAGCCGTTTGACCTGGCAAAGAAGACGGATGATGAGCTCATCGAGCTGCTTCGCGATTCGAACGTGTTCTATCGTGAAACCGCCCAAAGACTGCTGGCGGAGCGAAACACGCCTGAAATCCGGCAAAAGCTGATCGCTCGTGTCAAAGCTGGATTGGCGAACCCTCGCGATCCGTATCGCGAACTGTTTGCGCTTTCCGATGCCGTCCTGGGATTCAGTGCCCAGATGGATTGGCAAGAGGCAAAGCAGGATCCAGTCGTTCACGCCTGGAAGTTTCGGATTCTTGGAGACGCGCTCGCTGCTGCGAGCCCCGCTGATCAGGAACACACTTTCGGGATTCTTCGCGAGGCCTTGTGGCTCCCCGATCCGCGAGTGCGAATCCAGGTACTCATCGCTGCGGCAAAGTGCTCGGCAATGGAAAAGGATGTGTTAGAACTGCTGATCGCGGCTCTTTCTCAACCCAACCTCGACCCGCTCGTTGAACAGGTCGGCTGGGAGCTGCTGAAAGGCCACGTGACCCGCGATCCTGATGCCGCCGCCCGCCACCTTCAGGCCGCCGCCCGGACAAAACAGGTTCCCTCCGCCGCAATTCTCGATCGCGTCTGCGATGTGATCCTGTCGGATCCGGACATCCCCTGCGCCACGATCGCCACTCTGCTGGCATCGCTCCCCGATCTCGGCCCCGCCGGTGAGGCCGCCGCGGTGCGCGCCATCCGGCAGCTCGCGAACGGCGTGCAGTCTCGCGCGGTTCGCAGCGAACGTCTCATCCTGCTCCGCGGCTACCTCGAACCGGTTGTCGAGCAGGCGATCGACTCCGCGTCAGAAGGAGATCGCAAGGCCGCTCTCGTCCTGCTCGGCGCGTCGTGGGGTGATGAGGCGTCCCGCAGCATCCTCAAGAAACATGCCGCCCTCGCGAAGCCTTCGAAGGATCATGCCACCGTGGCCATCGAATCCCTCAAGGCGCTGATCGCCGGCGGAGACACCGATTTTCTCGCGATCGCTGAACGCCTGCTCGCCGCGGGCGGGATCCCGAAAGACCAGGTCTTGTTTGCGCTCAGCCGTGCCGAGAATCCGAAAGTCGCTGAGATCGTCCTCGCCCGGTACGGCAGTCTGGGGGCCGGCATGCAGCCCAAGGCCATTGATCTCTTATGCGAACGCCCTCAATGGGGGCTCCCGCTGCTGAAAGCGATCCAGGCGTCGGCCATTCCCAGGACGGCTCTCAACCTGAACCAGCTCCGGCGCGTCGCCGGGTTCAAGAATGAAGAGACCCAGGCGCTCTTCCGCGAGCTCTATGGCGCCATCCGCGAAACGCGCAACCCCGATCGGGACCGCGTCATCGGCAACATGAGGAATGTCCTCGACACGATCCCCGGCGACCCGCATTCCGGCCAGGCCGTGTTCAAAAAGGTCTGTGCCCAGTGCCACAAGATCTACGGCGAAGGGGCTGACGTCGGACCCGATATCACCCTCAATGGCCGCAACAACTGGGAGCAGCTTCTTTCGAACGTCCTCGATCCTTCCCTCGTGATCGGCAAGGGCTATCAGGCCCGGCTTCTCGCGACGTCCGACGGCCGGGTCCTGACCGGGCTTCCGGTCGAAGAGACCGACCAGCAGGTCGTCCTCAAGGTGCAGGGGGGGAAGCTCGAAACGATTCCCCGCTCCGAAATCGAAGAGTTCAAGGTCAGCGAACTCTCCATGATGCCCGAAGCCCTCGAGAAGCAGCTCACCCCGCAGGAGCTGGCCGATCTCTTCGCATTTCTGGCTCTGGACAAGCCGCCAACGGATGCCACGGCCCGCCAGCTCGGCGGCTCGCCGAAACAAAAGGGGCGATAACTCTGCAATCGCAGGGCGTTTCCGCAGGTTGACCGGCGGTCGGGCACTGGTAGACTACTGGTCGCACACGCGCTGATGTTTCCGCGGTTCTCGCGGCGACAGGCGCATCAGAACCCAGTCTGCGTGCGACTTACCCTCCTGCTCACAACTCGATTTCGCGGTCGGCTCCAGGTCGGCGTCTCTTCGTGCGTTTCCGCAATGCGGCAACGCGCCTCGTGCGCAGTCAAGGCTTCGCTGCGATCTGGCCCGGCGACGGAGTTCTGTCGTGCACAGCACGGTTGTGAGAGTGCGGGCTCCTGGGCTTCAAGAAGGAACGGCGATGTCCACGGAATTGCTCGAGCCACCCGCCCGCGAGACCGGCTTCATGGTCCCCAGGATCTCCGACGAGCTGGAACGCAGCCTCATCCAGATCTTCAAGCTCCTCGCGGATGAAACGCGGCTCAGAATCCTTCTCTCGCTCGCCCGCGAAAGGGAGTTGCATGTCTCCGCTCTCTGCGAGCGTCTCGGTCAAAGCCAGCCCGCTGTCAGCCACCACCTCGCGCTCCTGAGGTCCGCCGGCCTGCTCGAATCGCGTCGCGATGGAAAGCACAATTTCTACGCCGTCCAGGATGGCCCCTTCCGTGAAATCGTCGGCCAGCTTCTCGAAGGGTTGAATGTCGACGGCGACGACCTCGCCGGCTGGCTCCCGTCGAACGAATCCTGATCCGTCGACCGAAACGAAAAAACTCCCGCCGATAAGCCGGCGGGAGTTTCGATTGGCCCGCACTCACCTGGCTCAGTGGATGTCGTTCTGGCCGTCGCAGAAATCGCAGCGGTCTTCGAAGCACGTCCCGCTCTTCGAAGCCTTGTGGCCGCTTGTGCAGGAGACTTCGTAGCTCTGACGCATCGCCGCGAACGCACTGCCGACGTCTTCAAGTTCGTTGTTGATGTTCAGCGACACTTCCGAAAGCCCCACCACCAGGCCCAGGACGGCAATCGTCGAGATCAGCACCAGTTCCGCCGAAACAATGAATCCGGCGTCGTCGTTGAGCAGCTTCTTGAAGGTCATCATGGCAGTCAGCTTTCCGCGTCGTGGTGTGAAGTCTTGTTGGGTGATGACCTGACCCAAAGCGAAGCCGATGCCAAAGATTCTGAACGTTCTCCCACCGTCGGCTTCGCAAGGCTCGCAAGGTCATTTGCAAGTGCTGTTCTGCAGACGACTTGCGTCCTGTTCAGAAAACTTGACACGGGCGAGGCCTGCCGCGGAGCCCCTCGCCCGTCGCGTTGCGTGCCGGCAACGTCGCCGGTTCAATGGGGCGATTCAGACTGCCTCCCGGAAGCGGAAACCCTTGGAATTCCAGCAGTTTTCAGCACGTGTTGATGAACGGCAACGCGTTGCGGACCGTCAACAGGCCAGGCCATGATCGACGTCGAGAACGTGAACAAGTCGTATCTCCGCGGGAAAACGGCGGTCAGCGTCCTCCGCGGCGTGACGTGTCATGTCCCGACCGGCGCCTTCTCGTTCATCGTCGGCCCTTCCGGCAGCGGCAAAAGCACGCTGCTCTATCTCATGGGCGCCCTCGACACGCCCGATTCCGGGTCGATCCGGCTGCGTGGCGAAGATCTGGCGCCTCTCGAGCCCGCGAAGAAAGATGAGCTCCGCCGCCGATCGATCGGGTTCATCTTCCAGAGCTTCAACCTCCTTCCCAATCTGGATGCGGTCGACAACGTCCTCGTCCCGTTCCTTCCCACCGGCGAAGCTGCGTCCCGGCGCTCCGAAGCCGCCGACCTCCTTCGCCAGGTCGGACTCGGAAATCGGCTCGATCACCGCCCAAGTGAGCTTTCCGGAGGTGAGCAGCAGCGGGTCGCCATCGCGCGGGCCCTTTTGAAGCGTCCCGCCCTGATCCTGGCGGACGAGCCCACCGGCGAACTCGACAGCGCGACCGGCCAGGAAATCTTCGAAATCCTGCGGCGAATGCAGCGGGAAATGCAGACGACCATCGTGACCGTCACCCACGATCACCGATACATTCAGGACAGCGACCTGGTGCTCCGCATCCAGGATGGCCGGATCGTGGCGTGAAAACGGCCAAACGCCTTTCGCCGCCCGGAATTAGGCCGAAATCGCTTGCAACAGCGGCCCCAGATCCCTACTCTCCCTGTTTCCCATTTCGGGCGGAGTCCGGGTTGGCGGGGTCGCCCCGCGATCTGTTCAGGCTGGAACTGAAGTTCAGAGGTTGAGCGAGTCATGGCACATAAGAAGGGACAGGGTTCGACGCGGAACGGCCGTGACTCGAACGCACAGCGCCGCGGTGTCAAGAAGTACGGCGGCGAAGCGGTTCGCGCCGGCAACATCCTGATCCGTCAGTGCGGGACGAAGTGGCATGCCGGCCGGCATGTCGGCACCGGCAAGGACTACACCCTCTTTTCGCTCGTCGACGGCAAGGTGTTCTTCGACCAGGACGGCCGTCGCATCAATGTCGAGCCCGCCCAGGCCGGCTGATTAAAGCAAGTAGGCAACCAGACTTTCGCGACCCGAGCGGCATCCCCGCCCGGGTCGAGTCATTTGGGCAATTCCGATCGAGCCCGGCGAGAGACCGTCCGTCTGACGCTCGATCGCATCTCCGTCCCACTTCCCCGTTGCCTCACGATTCGGCGTTCGTTCCAATGACGCCTCGCTGAAGCTGCAACTCGGTCCCGGGCGCCCCTGGCCCCACTCATTGCTCGCACACTGAAGTTTTATGGAACGCACGCTGATTCTCCTGAAGCCGGACGCCGTCGAACGCCGTCTCTGCGGCCGGATCATGGCCCGTATCGAAGACCGCGGCTTCAAGTTCGCCGGCGTGAAGATGCTCAAGGTCACGCCCGAGCTCTCGCGCCAGCACTACGCCGAACACGTCAGCAAGCCCTTCTATCCGCTCCTCGAATCCTTCATCACCTCAGGACCGATCATCGCGCTTTGCGTCGAGGGCCCGGAGGCCGTCCGCGTCATGCGCGACATGATGGGCAAGACCAACTGCCGCGACTCCGCACCTGGAACCATCCGCGGCGATTTCGGCCTCAGCCGCCAGATGAACCTGATTCACGGTTCCGACAGCATTGAAAGCGCCGCTCGCGAAATCGCGATCTACTTCAAGCCGGAAGAACTCATTGCGACGACCTCGGCCCTCGAGCCCTGGCTCTATGCGTCCGACGAAGTGAAGTAACGAATCGGAACGGACCCAATTCAGAAAGCCCGCAGGTTGTGGCCCGCGGGCTTTTTTCACGGAACCTGACGGCGTGGCGGTCTCGTCGCAGGGCCGCTCACCCCTCGCTCACTTCCCCTCGCCGGCCATCTCTGGCAGTTCTTTCTCCTTCCGAACGGCCCACAGGTTCTTCTGCGACGACACGTAGAGCACGCCGTTCGCCGCCGAAGGCACGGCCCAGACCGGCGTCACGAGCTTGACGTCCGCGATGTGCTGCAGGCTCGGACCGGCGGCGAGCACCGCCAGAAACTTCCGGGTGCCGACGTAGACCTTTCCATCCGCCACGAACGTCGAAGACCAGATCTCTTCTTTCGTGTCGTGCGTCCACAGGTGCTCGCCCGTCTTGATGTCGAGGCAATGCACCTGTCCGGCCCATTCGGCGCAGTACAGCAGGCCGTCGGCCACGGAAGGAGTCGACAGGCTGCGGCCGATTTCCGTTGTCTGCCAGGCGAGAGTCCCGTCCGCGTTCAGGCAGGTAATCGCCCCCCTCCCGTGCCCATGGAGCGGATCCTGGCCGATCGTCACGTAGATCCGGTTCTCCGACACAACGGGCGATCCGATGATCTCGCTCGGGCTGTACAGGTCGCCATTGGCGTCCAGGTCTTTCGGCCCGCCCCGGACCAGCGCCCAGTAGTCGATCTTCTTTCCGCCGCGTTCACGGTATCCCGGCGGGTTGCAGTCGTATTTCCACGCCAGCTTCAGCGTCTGGACTCCGCTCACGCCATCGACGATCGGCTCGAACGCATAGCACACGCCGTCGCCGCCGCCGTAGATGATGATGTCCCTTCCGTTCAGTGACGCCAAGGTCGGCGATGACCACTGTCCGTGGAACACCCCGGCGCTGATGCTGCCATCGTCACGGGCCCGGAGCGTTCCGGTGCTCTTGTCGAGTGCGATGAGGCTCGCCGCTGTCGGCAGCACCATCTTGCCGTCGTACACCCCGTTCGCCGTCCCCACATACAGCTCGTCCTCGTGAACCAGGACCGAACAGTTTGCGGCGTCATGCGGAAACACCGGAAGCTCCCGCAACATGTCGTACCGCCAGACGATGTCCGCATCCTTTTCGGTCATCGGCACCGGAGCCGACTCGTTCGGCACGGAGAACTTCGCTTCATCGACGAATGGCCCGTCGTTCCCGTCCGCCTGACCGTCCAGGTCCAGGCACAGGACCTCGCACCGGTTGGTCACGACGTAAACGCGGCCGTCTTCAATCGTCGGCGTCGCGCAGATCCCCAGGTCCATCGCATCAAAGTCCTCGCTCACCTTCGACCGGTCGATCTCCAGCTTCGGCGAGATCAGCTGCCATTCCAGGGCACCTGTCTCTTCATCGAAGCACTTCAGCACTCCCCCTCCGGTCGGCTCGAAACGGGGATCGTTCAGTTCCTCGTCGTTCGTTCCAATCACGACGTGGCCGTCCGCCACCGAAGCGGCTGAGTAGTTCTCGGCCCCCAGCCGCGCGATCCATTTCACGTTCCGGGTCGTCTCCGGATCGAATCCAAGCTCGTTGCGCCGACGCTTGCCCGGGTCGAATCGGTCGGGCAGTCCCTTCTCGGCCGAGGACATGTTCCGGCGGCTCGAACCGCCCCATTGGGGCCAGTCCGCGCCGGCGAGGAGCGCCGGGAAAGCGCAGACGAAGAATGCTATGGTGGTGTTCCAGCGCGAGACGCTGGAGGCGAAGCGGGGTTTCATACGTCTGGGCGAGCGGCGACGCAGGAGGATGGCCGCGCAGCGGCCGGGGAGATCGGAATGATTCGTTCAGAAAACGCCACATCAGCATGTCGCAGACACCGGCGTTCGTACAGCGTCAATTCTCCGGCCCGCGCCCTTTCCACCGCCACACCCCCGCCGGGGAGGCCGTCCGGGCTGACTTTGCGGCCTGTCCGCCGCTCCCGTCGGGTCTCACTCCTCGCCTTTTTCAGTCTGATCACCCTCTTTCTGCGTCCGTTGCCGCCGTCGGTGCATGCCGCAGAAACGTCTCCCGGCCCGCTCCGCCTCGGTCGGTTTGAAGTCGACGCCACTCCTCCGCTCCAGAGCCCCGTCGCCTACGCGCCCGCCCGCAGTATCACCGATCCGCTGAGCGCCCGCGGCGTCGTCCTCATCGGCGCGGGGCAGCCGATTGTCCTCTGTGCGGTCGACTGGATCGGCATCGGTGGGAGCGGCCAGGCCGCCTGGAAGGCCCGTCTCGCCACGGCCGCAGGCACCACTCCCGACCGCGTCTCAGTGCACACCCTGCACCAGCATGACGCCCCCCGCTGCGACTTCCGTGCGGAAGAGCTTCTCGCAGGCCATGGTCTCGGCCAGACTCGTTTCGATTCATCGTTCGCAACTGGCGTGATCGAGAACGTCGCCCGCGCCGTCAAACAGGCGACGGCCGACGCCCGTCCGGTCACGCATCTCGGGCTGGGGACGTCCGTCGTCGATCGGGTCGCCTCCAACCGCCGGATCCTGGGGCCCGACGGCAAAGTGAAGCTCGTCCGGATGAGCAGCACGAAAAATCCCGAGGCGATCGCGGCCCCTGAGGGAACCATCGACCCGGTGCTGAAGCTTGTCAGCTTCTGGAACGGGGAACAGCCGCTGGCCGTCGTCACGTATTTTGCCTGCCATCCTCAGAGCTACTACGGCAAGGGCGATGTCACCTCTGAATGGGTCGGCCTCGCCAGAAACCAGCGACAACAGACGCTCCCCGGAGTGCTCCACGTGCACTTCAACGGCGCCGGCGGAAACGTGGCGGCCGGGAAGTACAACGATGGCACTCCAGAACGTCGACCGGAACTCGCCGGCCGCCTCGCTGACGCAATGCGTCGCGCGTGGGATGGCACGACCAGGTCTCCCCTCCAGGCGTCCGACATCGAATGGCGAACCCGCTCCGTAGCACTTCCGCTCGGTGCCCACATCAAGGCCGCGCCGCTCGAAGCGGCACTCGCCGACTCGATGAAAACTCCGGCCGAACGCCTCAACGCGGCGACCAAGCTCGCCTGGCTCGAGAGGACCTCCTCCGGAGAGCCTGTCCAA contains:
- a CDS encoding lactonase family protein, encoding MRIGGVTVLFLLLLCGGSHAAPMLFVSVSGENRIDSYAIDATTGALTRTAQTSLDGTPGALTNDPARKQLFVAYRLEGRLLNFEIDPKSGKLTEVSRTAAKIDPAHLSLDVSGQWLMAAYYPSGEVSVHKLDRDRRLPILGTWYATASNAHAVVPHRANAFVFVPHTSSNRIYQFRFNAGTGVLTPNTPPYFLTPDQTGPRHLVFHTFMERCYVSNEQGGSVSHYRFDPKTGQLIFVELIATLPDGYTGPNATSEIRMRPGGKHLYVANRGHDSIAGFAIDPSNGRLTPVGRFATESNPRSFDIDPSGKFLYVAGENSGRISAYRIDDATGELRRFAEYDAGQRPWWVLSVNVP
- a CDS encoding adenylosuccinate synthase; translation: MAVTAVVGLQWGDEAKGKIVDLLTDQHEIVVRYLGGNNAGHTVMFKGQTYKLSLLPAGVLRPGVTSVIANGVVMNPKALLEEMASVEAKGVAIDQLLISDRAHVIFPYHIAEEACFESGRGTDAIGTTGRGIGTCYRDKAGRTHAIRVGDFVTPEILKKRLEEIVPYKNTILKALGSTNCNFEAKALFDEYSVYADKLRARVTDTTAFLHKALAGGKSMLFEAAQGSLLDIDHGTFPFVTSSNSSGCGIHPGSGVPERAIQRMIGVVKAYTTRVGGGPCPTELLDETGNHIREEGREYGTVTGRPRRCGWFDAVATSYGARISGVDCIAVMLLDVLSKLDELKICEAYEIDGERTTDFPGQLVNLAKAKPVYRTLKGWKTDITGVKKITDLPKEARSYIDTIAELVGRRVEIVSVGPDRDQTAFL
- a CDS encoding PVC-type heme-binding CxxCH protein; its protein translation is MALRGLSLALAAVLCSSTVLDAQVLVVPRRHDRPPGPPLSPREAVAKMTVPDGFTVDIVAAEPDLVNPVAMAIDEKGRFWVTESFEYPRREPGPGRDRIKVLEDTDGDGKVDKVTIFAEGLNIPSGIAVGHGGVWVANAPDLLFLQDTDGDLKADKTEVLMTGFGRTDTHELPNSFTWGPDGWLYGLNGVFNYCDVTYGKDNPNARPDHPGWKFTCALFRIHPRTREFQIFCEGTSNPWGLAINDKGDFFVSACVIDHLWHLTERGYYIRQGGPYPAHTWPIRSIVDFTHQKAAYCGITWFDSDAYPAEYRNTLYMGNIHGNCINADVVEPKGATYVGKPHPGFTAKADAWKNDQYGVIRKTGDEKDPKLADLLQANDQWFMPVVQKTGPDGCLYILDWYDQYHCYQDANADPEGIDRGKGRLYRLRYKDNPYTKPFDLAKKTDDELIELLRDSNVFYRETAQRLLAERNTPEIRQKLIARVKAGLANPRDPYRELFALSDAVLGFSAQMDWQEAKQDPVVHAWKFRILGDALAAASPADQEHTFGILREALWLPDPRVRIQVLIAAAKCSAMEKDVLELLIAALSQPNLDPLVEQVGWELLKGHVTRDPDAAARHLQAAARTKQVPSAAILDRVCDVILSDPDIPCATIATLLASLPDLGPAGEAAAVRAIRQLANGVQSRAVRSERLILLRGYLEPVVEQAIDSASEGDRKAALVLLGASWGDEASRSILKKHAALAKPSKDHATVAIESLKALIAGGDTDFLAIAERLLAAGGIPKDQVLFALSRAENPKVAEIVLARYGSLGAGMQPKAIDLLCERPQWGLPLLKAIQASAIPRTALNLNQLRRVAGFKNEETQALFRELYGAIRETRNPDRDRVIGNMRNVLDTIPGDPHSGQAVFKKVCAQCHKIYGEGADVGPDITLNGRNNWEQLLSNVLDPSLVIGKGYQARLLATSDGRVLTGLPVEETDQQVVLKVQGGKLETIPRSEIEEFKVSELSMMPEALEKQLTPQELADLFAFLALDKPPTDATARQLGGSPKQKGR
- a CDS encoding ArsR/SmtB family transcription factor, which encodes MSTELLEPPARETGFMVPRISDELERSLIQIFKLLADETRLRILLSLARERELHVSALCERLGQSQPAVSHHLALLRSAGLLESRRDGKHNFYAVQDGPFREIVGQLLEGLNVDGDDLAGWLPSNES
- a CDS encoding branched-chain amino acid aminotransferase: MMTFKKLLNDDAGFIVSAELVLISTIAVLGLVVGLSEVSLNINNELEDVGSAFAAMRQSYEVSCTSGHKASKSGTCFEDRCDFCDGQNDIH
- a CDS encoding ABC transporter ATP-binding protein → MIDVENVNKSYLRGKTAVSVLRGVTCHVPTGAFSFIVGPSGSGKSTLLYLMGALDTPDSGSIRLRGEDLAPLEPAKKDELRRRSIGFIFQSFNLLPNLDAVDNVLVPFLPTGEAASRRSEAADLLRQVGLGNRLDHRPSELSGGEQQRVAIARALLKRPALILADEPTGELDSATGQEIFEILRRMQREMQTTIVTVTHDHRYIQDSDLVLRIQDGRIVA
- the rpmA gene encoding 50S ribosomal protein L27, translated to MAHKKGQGSTRNGRDSNAQRRGVKKYGGEAVRAGNILIRQCGTKWHAGRHVGTGKDYTLFSLVDGKVFFDQDGRRINVEPAQAG
- the ndk gene encoding nucleoside-diphosphate kinase; the protein is MERTLILLKPDAVERRLCGRIMARIEDRGFKFAGVKMLKVTPELSRQHYAEHVSKPFYPLLESFITSGPIIALCVEGPEAVRVMRDMMGKTNCRDSAPGTIRGDFGLSRQMNLIHGSDSIESAAREIAIYFKPEELIATTSALEPWLYASDEVK
- a CDS encoding PQQ-binding-like beta-propeller repeat protein; this encodes MKPRFASSVSRWNTTIAFFVCAFPALLAGADWPQWGGSSRRNMSSAEKGLPDRFDPGKRRRNELGFDPETTRNVKWIARLGAENYSAASVADGHVVIGTNDEELNDPRFEPTGGGVLKCFDEETGALEWQLISPKLEIDRSKVSEDFDAMDLGICATPTIEDGRVYVVTNRCEVLCLDLDGQADGNDGPFVDEAKFSVPNESAPVPMTEKDADIVWRYDMLRELPVFPHDAANCSVLVHEDELYVGTANGVYDGKMVLPTAASLIALDKSTGTLRARDDGSISAGVFHGQWSSPTLASLNGRDIIIYGGGDGVCYAFEPIVDGVSGVQTLKLAWKYDCNPPGYRERGGKKIDYWALVRGGPKDLDANGDLYSPSEIIGSPVVSENRIYVTIGQDPLHGHGRGAITCLNADGTLAWQTTEIGRSLSTPSVADGLLYCAEWAGQVHCLDIKTGEHLWTHDTKEEIWSSTFVADGKVYVGTRKFLAVLAAGPSLQHIADVKLVTPVWAVPSAANGVLYVSSQKNLWAVRKEKELPEMAGEGK